TCATGCTTTTTCTTTATTCCTTTGTGGTGATGGCTTATTCTTTTCTtaaaattttttgttttacaattcgTGGTTTAATGAGTAGGCATATTTAGTTTGAACCTTTGTCAATAAATATTGAATAAGCAGATTTGGTTATTGGTTATTTTTATCGGTTAATTATTTTGACATTGGCTATCCCAAATTGTTTGCAAGTTCTATTTAAGTTATATTTGGGTATGACTCCTCAAGCCTTTTCGGTTGGATATTTAATTTTCTATATtattatcaaataattatttaaggAGACTTAAGCACTAGGTAAAAGCGTAGCGTTAGGAGCCTACCTAGTGGGTAACTATCCTGCCTGCAAATCCAGTCCAAACGCCATCAGAACGGTGAAGCATTCCCCACACATACAGTCCACTAGACGACTGCAGGTGGTAAACCCGAATTGAATGTGCTTTGGAAGACAACTCTCTACATCGGTAGTCAACTGGGAGTTGTTGCGATTAAGCCTTTAATCATGAATTGGATATTGTATTATCCAATTCCactcctatatatatatatatatatatatatatatatatatatatatatatatatatatatatatatatatatatatatatatatttatatatacagaaataatTTAGTTAAAAAGgatagttttgagtgaagaacagaagggttacatttaagagaccactgctaattgaattcttctgttccacactcaaaacctttcttttcaactgcattaattgaaaataaactgaTTTTCATAGACAAAATGTACCAGAAggttattttctgttataaACATCATGAAGAAAGGCGGGAAACGTATCAGTCTGTGACGGTGCGAGTGCATTATGTGCGTAAAGATTAGGCAAAAggggaagaaaaacaaaaacaacgtTAACAGTTATTCTCGATAAGTTATTCTCTTGTATTCTTAGGTCAGATCAAAAAACAGTACCTCACGTATACACAACAGGAAACAATAATCTGTGCTGAACAGTGACACAACATAaccaatatacagctctggaaaagaccaatgcaaaattatcagtttttctggttttactattcatagctatgtgtttgagtaaaatgaacagttttgttttattctataaactactgacaacattactccaaaATTCCCCCAAAAAGATTGtcatttagaatatttatttgtagaaaacaactgatcaaaataaccaaaaaagatgcattgtttgaAGACCTCAAAtaaggcaaagaaaacaaattcatattcatttttcaacaacaaaatactaacattttaacttaggaagagttcagaaatcaatatttggtggaataaccctgattttctATCACAGCTTTCAGCTTTCATTGACACCAATCTGTCTCATTGCTGTTGGGtaactttatgccactcctggcacaaaaattcaagtagcttggctttgtttgatggcttgtgaccctcttcctcttgatcaagttccagaggttttcaatggagttcaggtctggagattgggctggccatgacagggtcttgatctggtagttccccatccacaccttgattgacctggctgtgtggcatggatcattgtcctgctggaaaaaacaattttcAGAGTTGgtgaacattgtcagagcaaaagaaaacaggtgttcttccaggataacattgtacttggcttgattcatgcatccttcacaaagacaaatctgcccgattccagccttgctgaagcatccccagatcaccgatcctccaccaaatttcatagtgggtgcgagacactgtggcttgtaggcctctccaggtctccgtctaacccttagatgaccaggtgttgggcaaagctgaaaatgtgactggtCAGAGAAAATGACCTTACTCccttcctctacggtccaatccttacggtcttttgaaaacttcagcctggctcttctttgttTCTCATTGATGAACGTCTTTTTTCTAGATTTGcaacttcagccctgctcctaggagcctgtttcgaaccgttgtcaccccagctgctgtttgtagGTCACTGATGTCATCATAGGGTTGTttagtgacattcgaatgagttgacggtcgtTTCttcctctgccagtctgtagctttgttgtccccaatgtctgttgcttaaccttgttcttatgaaccgccatctttaaAATTTTCAGAGACGACggttcttttcaactcttttgtcatgctgaatagttattttttattcaaattgccTTTGACGTACAATTTGCACAGTTTTTGctatccagctggtcctattgcaagaggatagtgatgaccacagcagtggtttttattattttcctcgttaaattagatttggtttaggtaatcacctgatcagtacctcattaagtaaaatgaggtgtgcctgtgttagaATTTAAcagaaaaatcatacaatgtgattttctggatttttgttttagattccgtcactcacagttgaagagtacctatgataaaattacagacttctacatgctttgtaagtgggaaacctgcaaaatcagcagtgtatcaaatacttgttctccccactgtatatgtgtacagtggggagcggggagaacaagaatttgatacactgctgatttattTGGCGTCATTATACGCAAACAGAATTGATTTATCTTCTTactaatttatttttactgttttaattctaggtagaagaaccacatttgtTTTGGGTGCCTGTATTTCTGACcttgtattatttgttttatttattaatttcaacCCAATGCAATGTAATATGACAGTAAAGTCATGGAACTATCAGGGAATTCCATTTAAACTATTCTTCGTAAATGTTTGTATGAAATTTGTACATCATCAtcctgaatggcagaaatgttttttttgcctttcaaacagattaGTTTTCTAAACGGTGACCCcgaattctgtttttatgtgttattattgtGGCTGAGGGTATGGTGAATAACATGATATACAATACACCATgatatctgttacagaaattaaTCTAGGACCCGTGGACTGTCCatgtagtgaaatccggcccgAAATCCCCTCGGACCCTGAAGTTAATAACCAACTAGATAGCACTAAAACATAATGTGATACTTTGTGTTTTCTCCCCCCAGGTCTTTTCCCATTAGTGGCAGCCCAGGAGGCAGGAGCCATGAGTGAGGGGGAGGGTCTCTTCCACAGCGTGCAGGTGGGTGACTCCACCTTCACTGTACTGACCCGCTACCAGCAGCTCCGCGCCATTGGGTCTGGTGCCCAGGGCATCGTCTGGTGAGTGAGCACCACTGCCACACTGTAATTTCAAATCCTTCGAAATATTCTTGCTTTTAGACTGACAATAAGGATTTCCTTCAATGGGCTCTGCACTGATTCAGGCCAAAAAGGTACATTTTGGCTTCATCAGCCCCTGACATATTTTCCCACATGGTTTTAGGAGAtcgaatataaaatgtatttttgctaAATGTATACAGGCttgaatgttctttttttgtgagTCTCATCACCCTAACCCACAGTTCAGACCTGTGGAGAAGATGCACAATGGCTGTACTTAGTGATAAAGTGGTGTGGCAAGCCCAGGGGTGTGGGCTTCCACGTCACCAGTTCAATAACACCAGCCGGCACTAGGAGTACAGTTGAACCCAGTTGGAAAGTTTATTAGGGATAATTCACAGcgaaaaggagggggggggggtgattttGCCACTGCTTCACGGTCCACAATCCGTTCTTGTCGTCTTCTATCCACCGGTAGTCCACAGGAAATCCACAAACAGGTCCTCATCCAAAACAGTTCGGTACACAGGGGGCTAGTCAGCCAGTCCAGGTCACACCACTTAGTCACACAGTTTAGCTCACTATTCTGCTCACTATTCTCGTCACTATTCTCGTCACTATTCTCTTCACTACTCTCCACACGCTGTCCCACTCcgtcttctctccccctctctgtcctctctcccttcaAAACCACCTGCTTCCCTTTTTAATCACCCAATTAATCCCAGCCTCTCTATGTTGGAAGAGGAAGTCCATATAAGGCTCGGGGGTGGAGCCAACAAGCCGCAAGATACCTTCCTTTAATTACCactcccctcacctctccctGCAAGAGTTAGGTAAACTACAAACTCATCTGGGCGACAAACGATCATTGATATAAATCAAAACGTGTGACATTTTGAAACTGTGTCATTTGATTgcagaaattcctgcagctcCTTTAAAGTTACCGTTGTCCTCCTGGTGGCCTCCTTGATAATCTCCTTGCCCagtcatcaattttggagggatgtcctgAACTTTGCAATGTCCTGGTGGTGCCATTTTACCTCCACGTAATGATGGTCTTCATGCTGTTGAACATGTGATACATCTGAtgcctttttttaaattaatgctGTCACCTGACTTAAATTATTGTCAGGTGACAGCAAATGACTTTTGTACTGTTACTGTAATGTTACTGGTTAAATCTGCATAACCTCCATTATAATGGGCAAACATATTTTCTCCCCAAAAtaatccatttgtttttcacaaatatttTTGGTTACTAGATTGTATTAAAGGTGAAAATGACACACTTTGTCTTGATCTCAACCTTTACATAAACAACAACTGCATTTTCAATAAGGGTGACAAGATTTTTGATGTCCATGGCACATATGGAATACCGTATTCTTCAGTGAAGAAGATGTGATGTCCTATATTCATGGGAAACAGCTTACAGATCAAATGGCCTCTCTTCACAATCTTctgcttttctgtctctctgtgtagctCAGCCATGGACAGTGTCCTGGGAATCCCTGTGGCGGTGAAGAAATTGAGCCGGCCCTTCCAGAACCAGACCCATGCCAAGCGGGCTTACAGGGAGTTGGTGCTGCTCAAGTGTGTCAACCACAAAAATGTACGTAGCTCTGGTCAAATGAGTCtgctatataaataacatttcaaataaaacactcCCATGTCCAATAACAATCCGTGCTTGTGGATTGTTAACATGTCCCATTCCTTTGtctgtgaaaacattttttagaAATCTCAGTATTTCTTATGCCTCTTCTCCTCAGATTATTAGACTCCTGAATGTTTTCACACCACAGAAGTCACTGGAGGAGTTCCAGGATCTGTAAGTCTGCTGCAGTCAAATTCTTTCACATTTCTGGATGGTAGGCAGTCTCATAGGCCGTCTCATGGGCAGTCTCCTGGGCAGTCTCCTGGGCAGGCTTATGGGCAGTCTCAAGGGCAGTCTCAAGGGCAGTCTCCTGGGCAGGCTTATGGGCAGTCTCAAGGGCAGTCTCAAGGGCAGTCTCCTGGGCAGTCTCCTGGGCAGGCTTATGGGCAGTCTCAAGGGCAGTCTCAAGGGCAGTCTCCTGGGCAGGCTCAAGGGCAGGCTTATGGGCAGTCTCAAGGGCAGTCTCAAGGGCAATCTCCTGGGCAGTCTCCTGGGCAGGCTCATGGGCAGTCTCAAGGGCAATCTCCTGGGCAGTCTCCTGGGCAGGCTCATGGGCAGTCTCAAGGGCAATCTCCTGGGCAGAATGCTGCTCACTTCTGTGTAACAATGAGTGTCTGGTGCTTGTGGGTGGATGCTATGTAATAGCAGGATTAGTAGTTACCTTAAAGACCATACACaatttaaaacaatacaatgCATAAATATGTGCACAGCCTTATtgcagaagagagagaaaataccaGAAAAATTACTCCAGGGTCAAATACAGAGGGATACCTTAACACAAATAATTATCTGTGGAAAAAGACGTGGTAGTTGGACCTGCATGGTAGGACCTCCACATGCACATGGGACAAGGCTACTTAATAGGACTGGACCacagtatttggacagtgacactgTTTCTCCACCACTTGCACTTCAATTATATTATGACTATGGGTTTAAAGTGCAGATCATCCACTTGAATCTGCTACCAAGGGCCAAAAAGTGTTATGACTGACTGGTCACGTCAATCACCCACCTAATTCCAGTTGAGCATGCCTTTTAAATGCCAAAGACTGAAggcaaacagactccaaatgtAACTCAAAGGTGGCTTCAGGATCTCAAGGATCTTTTTACTCCATACCATTATATCAATTTAAACCCCCAAATGTTTGAATACAGAGTCCGACAAAAACAACGATTCACTGTCCACGTACTTTTGGagttctgtgtttattttctaaGTAGTCTCCTGTGGCTGTATGCCAGGTACCTGGTGATGGAGCTGATGGATGCCAGCCTGTGCCAGGTGATCCACATGGACCTGGACCACGAGAGGATGTCCTACCTGCTCTACCAGATCCTCTGTGGTATCAGACACCTACACTCCGCAGGGATCATCCACAGGGTCAGTGTGAGGTTGTGAACGCGTGTGAGCTGGGGCCCAGGTCGCTTGGTTAAGAAAAGCCATGTAAACCCATGCACTTTAAGGACATCCACATTCTGATTTTAAAGGGTTATTCCACACGTGCTCTGTGTCACATGCACGCTCCACGCATGATTCCCtcccatcatcatcaccatcgtCAACACCGCCGTCACTCTCGCCACCCTCAGCGGCTTCGCTGTCGACCGGGCATTGCTGTTGTTGTGACCGTTGTCATCACACAGATGTCTGTATTTCTTCTAGGACCTGAAGCCCAGTAACATAGTGGTGAAGTCTGACTGCACTCTTAAGATCCTGGACTTTGGGCTGGCCAGGACGGCCTGCACTAACTTCATGATGACCCCCTATGTGGTGACTAGGTACTATAGAGCACCAGAGGTCATCCTTGGCATGAAGTACAAAGAGAACGGTAAGATATGTTCACTGTTGTTTCCTTACAGTTTCTCCTTCTGCGATACAATGCTTGTTAATTACTTGATTATATAATTGCACTGCTGACGGgctatggcttttttttttttttgctgttgtacCAGCGGTAAAGGCTTGCTAGGTGGTTGTGAGGGTCAATATGTGCAATGTGTGTTCAACCTCCATTTGTTTCCCTCCAAGTGGACATCTGGTCAGTGGGATGCATCATGGGAGAGATGGTAAAGGGCAGCGTTATATTCCAGGGCACAGATCGTATCCTTTGTTACCCAGTCTATCTACCCCCTGTTGCAAGGACGGTTAGGAGGATGTCCTTCTGTTTCCACTGTCAGTTGAAATAACAACAATAGCTACTTCCTTAGCATACAGACATTAGCTTTGCATTTCAGTTAGTATCCAGCTgcatgaaaacatcaaaaaatCAATGGCTTTGCACTGTAATCCTTGGATCGGCTAATGCCACCTCCCCCAACTGGGTCTGGCGCGTCAATATTAACACATTTCCTTAACTCCTGATACCCAACTTGAGGTAATTATGTATTATGCGTTTGTTTCTGTTATTAGGTGTGCTTGCTAAAATCTTTCATATTTAATTGATGTACTTGCCATAACTACTTAGTGTTGTACTATAATATTTATACATTGCAACCTGTGCGGATAAAACCATATAAgctaatgaaaacaaattttAATTGCATGAGTACTTTTGACACTATTATTAGaagtggccagtttattaggtacaattgattcaatacatttcaaataaaaaacagatgcATAAATATTCAATCCTTTTagtaatatttggtagaggcacatTTGGACATAGCAATATGTGCCCATCCTTTTTTGATAAAGTGCTAAATCTCTGTCAAGTTGGATGAGGACCTTTGGtgaacaaacaaatgtaatctcTTTCTGCATAGTCTGAATTGGATCAAGATCAGGGCTTTGAATAAGCCactaaaaaacatttactaacTTGTCcctaagccactccagtgttatCTTGAGTGTTCTTTGTGTTGCTGTCATGctgaaatattaatattcaccccagtctgaggtacTATGTGCTTTGGATCAAAACCACTCcaaggacctctgtattttaCTCTGTTAATCCTTCCCTCaaacctgaccagtctcccagtctctgccgctgagaagcatccccatataAGGATCCTGAACGATCATGCTTAACACTTCATTCTTCATAGAATGTTCTTCCAATTGGCCATAGTCTCCCAAATGTCTTCTGGCAAGCTCAAGCTAAGATTTGATGTTCAGTCTGCCACTCTTCTATTAAGGTCAGTTTTGTGAAGCATCCAGGGTGTTGttcagtgtctcccagctcaccTGTGGAAAACTGGAGTTCCTTTAGGGTTGCCATTGGCCTCaaggtggcctccctgactagtgcGCTTCTTTCCTGGATACTCAGGGCGTTTTTTAGGACGCCCTGTTCTAGAGAGATTTACAgttgtgtcatagcaaaggggatTGAGTACTTACGAAATCAGTTGTttgctgttttatatttgtaattatttagaaaatgattgcagattttatttttgtcttttacaTTATGGACTTTGTTTTGATCTGTGGCAAAAAACTGCTGATTAAATCCAGCGATgttataacacaataaaatatggaaaagtGCAAAGGGGTGAACATGTTTTACAGCCAATGTAGGTCACCTCTTTTGCCCATTCtgattttaaatgatttactAGAAGACCCTGAATTATTAAAAAGGTAGGTGATTCACTAACCCCCCCCCAGAAATATATCTGTCCTTAACCAGTTCCGTCTCAGACATCGACCAATGGAACAAGGTTATTGAAGTTCTGGGAACGCCCCCCATGGAGTTTATGAACAGGCTGATGGAAACCGTGCGGAACTATGTGATGAACAAGCCTCAGTACCCTGGGGTCAGCTTCTCTGAACTCTTCCCTGATTGGGCCTTCCCTGCAGAGACAGAGCAGGATAAAGTCAAGAGTAAGACACATACCACCTGCCAATCTCTACAAACCCCCCATCTTGCTCTcggttttctctctcattccacCATCGTGCTCTTTTGATCTCTCTCCCGTTCTCTCTGTGGCTGTCCAGTGAAACATTCCATTGGTGAGCACCGTCCTGTCTGATATGCTTCATACTGAAATAAGTTGACTTGGCATTTTCCCCCGCTCCTCGTTCCCGCTGCAGCTGGTCAAGCGCGGGACCTGCTGTCCAGGATGCTAGTGATCGACCCAGAGAGCCGCATCTCAGTGGAGGACGCCCTGAAACACCCATACATCCACGTGTGGTATGACCCAGGAGAGGCTGACGCGGTGAGTTCCTCAGGCGTGTTTGCGCGGACTCTTCCAATCAGAAAGGTCAAACTCAAACTGTGATCTTATGTCTCCTGTGATGAAATCTGCAGCCACCACCACAGATATCCGACAAACAGCTGGAAGAGAGGGAACACAGCATTGAACAGTGGAAAGGTATGACaactgtgtatttgtgttggCGAATGTTCTGCTTTTCATTGATAGATTTAAGTGAGAATGATTTAGTGGTGTTCTGAAAAAGAAGTGGACCAGATTGAAGCCCATCCTGCAGCTACCTTTCTAACCTTAATTCATCAACCCACAGCAGTCTCTCTACAGGAATCGATTACTTGTAACCCAGGAAATGCACTTCTTTTTAATGTCAATCTAGCGAACATGTCTTttcatttcttccagagctTATCTATGACGAATTGATGGACTGGGAGGAAAGGAACCAGAATGGAGTGACAAAAGAGGACTGCCTAGGTGAATGACCAGAGATACTGCACTTCTTCTGCACTTCTACTTGGCATTTTCTCTCATGAAAGTATCACCCTGGCTTCACTACTTATTCTtggcttaaaaaaaaagacatttacaCTGAATTAATAGGGTTCCCTGGTGAGAGGATCTTCGTCCTTCCCTGTGTAGTACCTCCAAAATCCAATTTCTAAGAGCCTCACATTAAGCCCAGTCTTTGAGACAGATGTTTGTGTCCTAGTGATGTTTTCTGAAGAGAGGTCAGGGAGGTCTTACCTGTACGTTTTGATCATGACACTGCAGATCACACTCCTATCGActctcatgtctctctctccccctctcgttTTCCCtcgttctctcctctcctttttgctttctttctctctttgctcttattctctctctatttcctccctttttcatctctttctctttgctttCCCCTCCCTCTGCCTTCCGCTCTGTTTCgctccctctttgtctctctgtgttttagATGGCGTAGGGAACAGCAGTGGCTCAGCTTCTCAGTCATCCTCTATGAGTGACTTCTCCTCCATGTCCACAGAGCACACCCTGGCCTCTGACACAGACAGCAGCGGCGTGGACACTCTGACGGGGGCCCTTGAGGACTAACCGTGGGCCTCCGCCCTGACCTCTCAGCTTCTATCAATCACTGACCCCACCATCTCTAGCCATTATAATTGACGGTATCTCCATGGAGGGAGGACGCAATTTAGTAGGGGgtagtttgtttttttatgtagttCTAATTACTTTATTCTGTCTATTTTTACTGTGGTAGATGGTTGATCATACAAccagtttacatttttgtaaatggcAAAGGATTCACTTTAAGTTTTGagttctctctcaatctctttcGCCCATTTCCTATCTTTTTAAAATAGTACACTTCACACTGTATCATGGatcaaataagtaacacaattCTACAGTAGATGTTTTGTCCAGGTCAAGAGCACATACTGTTCCAACGTGCAGTTTGACCAGCTACTTCATCAAACAGTATAACCTACTATATGCATTAAACCAGTGCCAGGCTAAAATGTCATATGCCCATCTTGTCAGAAGGAATATCCAATGACTAACAGAAGACTGCATGTCACCAAAAAAAGATATACTTGACTTCACACAGAAAGAGCGATAATTCAAGATCTTCGTGTTTTTTTTCCATCCAGGCAGCAGTAGTCTGTGCTTTTTAAGAAACAGTCCCTCTGGCTCTGGACTAGGTAGTTCCAAAGGAGATCCATTTTAGGCATGTTCTATGTGTTTATGTACATAAGAAtccatactgtatattgtgtgtttCAATGGATTTGATTGTTGTGCTGCTCAGCCTCGATTTTACAGCTGCTCCAAATATGCAGAGAGGCATACAAACTGTATAAAGGACATATGTGTTTATTTTGGAACAAACTATTGTTGAAATGGACTTGGggaaaattaaagaaaaacatttgatgttgATAGTTGTATTATAACAATGATTAAACTGAAGGGAGAAACACCCACGGGTACATTGCACTTCttgtaatgttattttcttctcaTTCCAAGAATAACAGTGATAAAAAGAGGAATACAATCATGCATTCAGTTGGTGTTTCTGAAAATTACTAGTATTCTCATTCCTTCTGAACACATCTATGGGGCAACTGGTAGCCTGTTAGTCAACACTGTTGGACCAGTGACAAATAGGTTGCAAGAGCGAATCAATGAACTAacgaaataaaaaaagatatatcaaTTTGCCCTTGAGCATGGCCGTTATCCCTAATTACTCCAGGCTCACTATCAACAATGGCTTATCCCGTGACCTTTACCCTGTTCTCCCACATGCCTCCAGGAGTGTGTGATGTGGAGGAAAACACTTTATTCATTCACAAAACACAACTTGGATTTGTAAAATAGGACAAATATATGCAACCACCTAATTCTTATTACTGCAAGTTAAGATACTCTGCTCTGTAGTGTGCCCTGTTGAACATTACCTCTAATGCTGCACGGCTTATTGTTTCAGACAATTCTCTATAAAATCTCTATGGAAAGTCTGTGTGGTGACAGGTGAAATAGAGGGGAAACCAATGACACGCCAGGTTATTCCAAGCGGTGTCAATCATGGGTCATTAGCTGCTATCTCATGTGTAAATCCAGGAACATTTCTCTTCAAATGcagtttgtcatgttttgttttgggcATGCTTAGGACA
This genomic window from Esox lucius isolate fEsoLuc1 chromosome 7, fEsoLuc1.pri, whole genome shotgun sequence contains:
- the LOC105024911 gene encoding mitogen-activated protein kinase 9-like isoform X2 is translated as MSEGEGLFHSVQVGDSTFTVLTRYQQLRAIGSGAQGIVCSAMDSVLGIPVAVKKLSRPFQNQTHAKRAYRELVLLKCVNHKNIIRLLNVFTPQKSLEEFQDLYLVMELMDASLCQVIHMDLDHERMSYLLYQILCGIRHLHSAGIIHRDLKPSNIVVKSDCTLKILDFGLARTACTNFMMTPYVVTRYYRAPEVILGMKYKENVDIWSVGCIMGEMVKGSVIFQGTDHIDQWNKVIEVLGTPPMEFMNRLMETVRNYVMNKPQYPGVSFSELFPDWAFPAETEQDKVKTGQARDLLSRMLVIDPESRISVEDALKHPYIHVWYDPGEADAPPPQISDKQLEEREHSIEQWKELIYDELMDWEERNQNGVTKEDCLEHTLASDTDSSGVDTLTGALED
- the LOC105024911 gene encoding mitogen-activated protein kinase 9-like isoform X1 → MSEGEGLFHSVQVGDSTFTVLTRYQQLRAIGSGAQGIVCSAMDSVLGIPVAVKKLSRPFQNQTHAKRAYRELVLLKCVNHKNIIRLLNVFTPQKSLEEFQDLYLVMELMDASLCQVIHMDLDHERMSYLLYQILCGIRHLHSAGIIHRDLKPSNIVVKSDCTLKILDFGLARTACTNFMMTPYVVTRYYRAPEVILGMKYKENVDIWSVGCIMGEMVKGSVIFQGTDHIDQWNKVIEVLGTPPMEFMNRLMETVRNYVMNKPQYPGVSFSELFPDWAFPAETEQDKVKTGQARDLLSRMLVIDPESRISVEDALKHPYIHVWYDPGEADAPPPQISDKQLEEREHSIEQWKELIYDELMDWEERNQNGVTKEDCLDGVGNSSGSASQSSSMSDFSSMSTEHTLASDTDSSGVDTLTGALED